The genomic region AGGGCATGGAAGCGCAGGCGTGATCACGCAGGCCCGGAGCCGACATCGGGCTCTTGGGCTCCAGTGACTCGCGCGTCCAGTGTGGATGCGGCTCGTCCACGGTCACGCGCTGTCCGGTGCTGCGGGATGCCAGTAGTGGCGCCGGTCCGGTGCCCCCGGGAGGGTCGACAGGAAGGCGACAGCACCGGATCAGCCGCCGAGCATCCGAGACGGTGAGGCGGTGAGACGGGAAGCGGGGTGCGGGACCCGGAGCGTGAGAACCGGCTCCCACCCCCTCGCCCCTCCAGCTCCCGCTTGCGTAAGGTACGAGCGGCCCGGGAGCTGTGCGCGCCGGGCTGCCCCGGCCGTGCGGACGAAGCGACGGAGGGGCCTGGTACCGGGGGGTGTCGGGGATGGCGGACGCGGCAGAATTAGCGGACTTGGGGCGTGCGGGCCGGGCCGGGGAGGACGGCGGACGAACAGCACCGCTGGACCGGCGGGTGTTCGCCGTCGCGGGGGTGGTCTTCGCCGTGCTGATGGCGCTGTCCTCGCGCTACGGCTTCCACATCGACGAGCTGTATTTCCTCGACTGCGCTCGGCACCTTCAGGCGAGCTATGTGGACCAGCCGGTGCTGGCACCGCTGTTGGCCCGGGTCTCGCTGTCGCTGTTCGGGGTCTCGGAGGCGGGCCTTCGGCTGTGGCCCGCGCTCGCCGCCGCAGGCACGGTGGTCGTCGGCGCGCTGACTGCGCGGGAGTTCGGCGCAGCACGGCGGGCACAGCTGCTCGCGGCGATCGCGACGGGCACCATGCCCGTGGTGTTGGGCGGCGCGCACGTAGCCAACACGTCGTCGTACGAAGCGCTGGCGTGGGCGGCGATCGCGCTCGTGGTCGTACGGATGGGCCGCACCGGCGACACGCGGTGGTGGCTCGCCGTGGGAGCGCTGGTCGGCATCGGCGCGGAATTCAACCACCTCGCGGCCTTTTTCGGGATCGTCCTGCTGGCCGCGGTGCTGCTCGGCCCGGCCCGCCGGACCGTGGCCGACCGTCGACTGCTCGCGGGCGCCACGATCGCCGTGCTGCTCGTGCTTCCCGACCTGTGGTGGCAGGCGCACCACGGCTGGGCCATGTTCGCGATGACGCGGGCACTGAACGGGGAACACGGCGGCCCGGGGAACATCCCCACCTGGATCGTGGGGCAGATCGGCATGTCCTGCCTGGCGATGGCGGTGTTCTGGGTGGCGGGACTGCGGTTCCTGTGGCGATCCGGCCGGCCGTTGTGGC from Streptomyces sp. NBC_01267 harbors:
- a CDS encoding ArnT family glycosyltransferase; protein product: MADAAELADLGRAGRAGEDGGRTAPLDRRVFAVAGVVFAVLMALSSRYGFHIDELYFLDCARHLQASYVDQPVLAPLLARVSLSLFGVSEAGLRLWPALAAAGTVVVGALTAREFGAARRAQLLAAIATGTMPVVLGGAHVANTSSYEALAWAAIALVVVRMGRTGDTRWWLAVGALVGIGAEFNHLAAFFGIVLLAAVLLGPARRTVADRRLLAGATIAVLLVLPDLWWQAHHGWAMFAMTRALNGEHGGPGNIPTWIVGQIGMSCLAMAVFWVAGLRFLWRSGRPLWRCLVTAYAVLFVLFAVTTGAQVYYLGGLYVCLLAAGAVGLDGWLYSRPDRLRSLTIGTAVSAALSAVIVLPVLPPSDVGWTYGISSNSGESLGWPQLVGTVRQVWTGLPSEQRANAVIVAADYGEAGAINELGRGTGLPTAVSVHNTDWWWGPGNPHASTVVAVAPGPDHAPEYAAHLGRYFRHVRVAATLSNPQGVHNIEWGGHVYVCTGPRRPWGEIWPELRTYA